From the genome of Nasonia vitripennis strain AsymCx chromosome 1, Nvit_psr_1.1, whole genome shotgun sequence, one region includes:
- the LOC116415752 gene encoding uncharacterized protein LOC116415752 codes for MGYINRRSTVKSTFEQSSLKITCLWRRNQDSLNISKMDLSALNKIAEREFLPKKKATDLEKDHAYMVTALKEVKTRFGTKIVAEIDDSFQIFLPEKISSAILKDQELFNNLSNTANKLSLFITYQGGTSFKFTTC; via the exons ATGGGCTATATCAACCGACGCAGCACGGTGAAGAGCACATTCGAGCAGTCGAGCTTGAAAATTACCTGCCTTTGGAGAAGAAACCAAGACTCACTTAACATTTCCAA aATGGATCTATCTGCACTTAACAAAATTGCTGAGCGCGAGTTCTTGCCCAAGAAGAAAGCCACGGACTTAGAAAAAGATCATGCATACATGGTGACTGCGCTCAAGGAAGTAAAGACGAGATTCGGCACGAAGATCGTGGCCGAGATCGATGacagctttcaaatatttcttccAGAAAAGATCTCATCAGCAATCTTGAAAGATCAAGAACTTTTCAATAATCTCTCTAACACAGCAAATaaacttagtttatttataacatatcagggtggaacttcttttaagttcaccacatgctaa
- the LOC116415765 gene encoding uncharacterized protein LOC116415765 yields the protein MAIADAKKSFVWYNIGDFSSLNDASVFSDTDFASQLANDELDIPPSRPLPNTDIEMPFMFIADEIFALSKHLMKSFSKSGELAVEEKVFNYRLKRARLCIECAFGMIVKKYQIWQQKLKFDLTTSHFIVATIICLHNFLITSAENNMDDVNEEVVEGNNQNEENQNLRLTPVQQRQLLTAYFSSDAGSVDWQLDYI from the exons ATGGCTATTGCTGAtgcaaaaaaaagttttgtttGGTACAATATAGGAGACTTTA GCTCTCTAAATGATGCCAGTGTATTCTCTGATACAGATTTTGCTTCTCAATTAGCAAATGACGAGTTAGATATTCCTCCATCAAGGCCACTACCGAACACAGATATAGAAATGCCTTTCATGTTTATAGCCGATGAAATTTTTGCATTGAGCAAACATCTTATGAAGTCTTTTAGTAAATCTGGAGAATTGGCAGTAGAAGAAAAGGTTTttaattacagattgaaaagagCCAGATTATGTATAGAATGTGCTTTTGGAATGATAgtaaaaaagtatcaaatttGGCaacagaaattaaaatttgatttaacaACTAGTCATTTTATAGTCGCTACAATCATATGTTTGCATAATTTCCTGATTACAAGTGCAGAGAATAATATGGATGATGTAAATGAAGAAGTTGTAGAAGGTAACAATCAGAACGAAGAGAATCAGAATCTGCGATTGACACCTGTACAACAAAGACAGCTATTAACAGCCTATTTCTCTTCAGATGCTGGCTCAGTTGATTGGCAATTAGACTATATTTAA